Sequence from the Magnetospirillum sp. WYHS-4 genome:
AGTCGATGACTTCACTGCCGGCCTGTCGTTGCGCATCGGGCTGTTCCAGGTGATTTCGATGGTGCCCGGCGTCTCGCGGTCCGGTGCCACCATCATGGGGGCGCTGCTGTCGGGTGTGGAGCGGAAGGCGGCGGCCGAGTTCTCGTTCTTCCTCGCCATCCCGACCATGGCGGGCGCCACCGCCTATTCGCTCTACAAGAACTGGGCGGCGCTCGACTTCGGGGACGTGGGCGTCATCGGCGTCGGCTTCGCGGCCGCCCTGGCGACCGCCCTGGTGGTGGTGAAGGCCGCCCTGGCCTTCATCGGCCGCCACGGCTTCGCCCCCTTCGCCTGGTATCGCATCGTCGTCGGCGGGATCATGCTGGCGGTGCTGGCGGCGGGCTGATACCAACCGGCGAATGATTTGACCGGTTGGTATCTTCATTCTTGGCCCTCGCCGGGCGCTCACTTCGCTCGCTTGGCCGCGGCCTCAATGGCCGCTCGATACCGGCCAACGAGTCGGTTCGGGTGTTGGCGGGTATGAGGGGTCAGGCCGGCAGCACCCTTTCGGGCGGGAAGCGGACGATGGCTGTGGTGCCCTGGCCCAGGGCGGTGCGGATTTCCAGGCTGCCGTCGTGGGCCTCGATCAAGCCCTTGGTGAGCGGCAGGCCCAGGCCGGTGCCTTCGTAGCGGCGGGCCAGGCCGCTATCCACCTGTCCGAAAGGCTGCAGGGCCTTTTCCAGCCCGGACTCGTCCATGCCGATTCCGGTGTCGACAATCTCGAACAGCAGGGTTCCGTCCGCCTCCAGCTTGCCTTCAAGGGTGACTTGGCCATCGGGTGGGGTGAACTTGACGGCGTTGGACAGCAGGTTGACCAGGATCTGCTTGACCCGGCGGGTATCGGCCCGCAGGCGCGGCAGGTTCTCTCCGACCGCGTTGACCAGCCGGACCTTTCCCTTGTCGGCCCGCTGGCCGACCAGACGCAGGGAGGTATCGGCGATGCGGGCCGGTTCCACTACTTCGATACTCAGTTCCAGGCGGCCGGCCTCGATCACCGAGACGTCCAGAATATCGTTGATAAGGCTGAGAAGATGCTCGCCGGATTCGTAGATGTTCTCGATATACTCCTGGTACTTGATATTCCCCAGCGGTCCGAAGGCGCCGTAGCGGATGGTATCCGAGAAGCCGATGATGGCGTTCAGCGGCGTGCGCAACTCGTGGCTCATGTTGGCGAGGAATTCGGACTTGGCGCGGTTGGCCGCCTCGGCGTTCTCCTTGGCCGCCAGGGTCGCCTGGCGGTCGCGCTCGCGTTCGATCACCCGCCCCAATTGCGTCCCCACGTTGAGGAGAATGCCGGTGAGCGCCGGGTTTTCCTCCATCGGCGACGTGGAAAAGAACTCCAGGACCGCCACCACATCGGTGCCCGACAGCACCGGCAAGCCGAAGCCACCCTTGATGCCCCCGGTTGAAGGTCGGGCATTGAGTGGCGTCGGGCAGGCAGATGGGACGTGCCGCGGCTAGAACCATGCCCGGCAATCCCTCGCCGCGCTGGAAAGCGAACGCCGATGTCGCATCGCGGAAGGACTCGACGCCGGTACTGCCTTCCACGTGCCAAAGGCCCGAGGGAACCAG
This genomic interval carries:
- a CDS encoding ATP-binding protein; protein product: MLSGTDVVAVLEFFSTSPMEENPALTGILLNVGTQLGRVIERERDRQATLAAKENAEAANRAKSEFLANMSHELRTPLNAIIGFSDTIRYGAFGPLGNIKYQEYIENIYESGEHLLSLINDILDVSVIEAGRLELSIEVVEPARIADTSLRLVGQRADKGKVRLVNAVGENLPRLRADTRRVKQILVNLLSNAVKFTPPDGQVTLEGKLEADGTLLFEIVDTGIGMDESGLEKALQPFGQVDSGLARRYEGTGLGLPLTKGLIEAHDGSLEIRTALGQGTTAIVRFPPERVLPA